A region of Paenibacillus thiaminolyticus DNA encodes the following proteins:
- a CDS encoding MarR family winged helix-turn-helix transcriptional regulator, with product MQPEQPGGLENSLSHLQCVLVARRARINPEQLTWAQYDILELLRIRGPLMPSEISERLGMSRSAISKALRVLKDRQFIEQSARQQDRREQTTTLTAEGRAFLSFAAHSRREAADIAASVLTPGEQGMFAELCRKVADALDDA from the coding sequence ATGCAGCCTGAACAACCAGGAGGGCTGGAAAATTCGCTATCACATCTGCAATGCGTACTGGTTGCGAGACGGGCACGAATTAATCCGGAACAGCTTACATGGGCGCAGTACGATATTTTGGAGCTGCTGCGCATTCGCGGTCCGCTTATGCCTTCGGAGATCAGCGAGAGGCTGGGCATGTCGCGCTCGGCCATCTCGAAAGCTCTGCGAGTCTTGAAGGACAGGCAATTCATCGAACAGTCGGCACGCCAGCAGGATCGGCGGGAACAGACGACGACATTGACCGCTGAGGGCAGAGCGTTCCTGTCCTTCGCCGCACACAGCCGGCGTGAAGCCGCGGACATCGCCGCTTCTGTCCTTACGCCCGGGGAACAGGGCATGTTCGCCGAGCTATGCCGGAAGGTAGCGGACGCGCTCGATGACGCTTAG
- a CDS encoding ATP-binding cassette domain-containing protein, giving the protein MSVKSQFPDHRHNWIHLAGARENNLKNVTLSIPKKKITVFTGVSGSGKSSLVFDTIAAESQRQLNDTFTSFVRHRLPHYGQPDVDSLENLSVAIVVDQKRIGGNARSTVGTVTDIYSLLRLLYSRIGKPFVGYSDVFSFNNPQGMCPKCEGLGTVAAIHVERLLDRNKSLNEGAIQFPTFRPGEWRWKRYVCSGLFDNDKKLRDYTEEEWDTLLYKTDVKIKDPGPGWPPTSKYEGIIPRFERSFLAKESEEAKTRYKEEFDRIVTRGRCPICHGARLQASVLNCTINGRSIADCAAMQVTDLVPFMRAIDVPAAATVVSAILERLESLIGIGLGYLSLNRETSTLSGGESQRVKMIRHLGSSLTDITYIFDEPSIGLHPRDVHRLNTLMQQLRDKGNTVLVVEHDPDVIAIADHIVDMGPEAGSKGGRIVYEGSLEGLAASGTLTGRHLGHRPPLNQVPRPPQGWLAIERASLHNLKDVSVKIPQSVLTAVTGVAGSGKSSLVNGVLPQFYPEAVFIDQGALRGSKRSNPATYTGIMDPIRSLFAQANRVSASLFSFNSEGACPECKGLGKTYTDLAFMDPIVSVCEVCQGRRFTEDVLQHTLRGKHIGDILEMSVAEAKEFFREDAIRPVLERLSDVGLDYITLGQPLSTLSGGERQRIKLAAEMECGGQIYVFDEPTTGLHMSDVARLIGLMNRLVDNGSTVIVIEHNLDVISQADWIIDMGPGAGHEGGQVIFEGTPEKLIHCRHSITGQYVQRHVHV; this is encoded by the coding sequence ATGAGCGTGAAAAGTCAATTTCCCGACCATCGGCACAATTGGATTCATTTGGCGGGCGCCAGGGAAAATAATTTGAAAAACGTAACGTTGAGCATTCCAAAAAAGAAGATTACGGTGTTCACAGGCGTGTCCGGCTCCGGCAAATCCTCGCTCGTCTTCGACACGATCGCGGCGGAATCGCAGCGGCAGCTGAACGATACGTTCACCAGCTTCGTTCGCCATCGGCTTCCGCATTACGGACAGCCGGATGTCGATTCGCTAGAAAACCTCTCGGTCGCGATCGTCGTCGATCAGAAGCGCATTGGCGGCAACGCCCGCTCCACGGTCGGAACCGTAACCGACATCTATTCGCTGCTCCGGCTCCTGTATTCCCGCATTGGTAAGCCATTCGTCGGCTACTCCGACGTGTTCTCCTTCAACAACCCGCAGGGAATGTGCCCGAAATGCGAAGGGTTGGGAACGGTAGCTGCCATCCACGTCGAACGCCTGCTCGACCGGAACAAGTCTTTGAACGAAGGCGCGATCCAATTCCCGACCTTCCGGCCCGGCGAGTGGCGCTGGAAGCGCTACGTCTGCTCCGGCCTGTTCGATAATGACAAGAAGCTCCGAGATTATACGGAGGAAGAATGGGACACGCTCTTGTACAAGACGGATGTGAAAATCAAGGATCCGGGGCCCGGGTGGCCGCCGACCTCCAAATATGAAGGCATCATCCCGCGCTTCGAGCGGAGCTTCCTCGCCAAGGAATCCGAGGAGGCCAAGACGCGCTACAAGGAAGAGTTCGACCGCATCGTAACGCGGGGGCGGTGTCCGATCTGCCACGGTGCCCGGCTTCAAGCGAGTGTGCTGAATTGCACAATCAACGGCAGAAGTATTGCCGATTGCGCGGCGATGCAAGTTACCGATCTCGTTCCCTTCATGCGCGCAATCGATGTGCCTGCCGCCGCCACAGTCGTCTCCGCTATTCTTGAACGGCTGGAGAGCCTTATCGGCATCGGACTGGGCTATCTCAGCCTGAATCGCGAGACCTCCACGCTGTCCGGCGGCGAATCGCAGCGGGTCAAGATGATTCGTCATCTGGGAAGCAGTCTGACGGACATCACTTATATTTTCGATGAACCGAGCATCGGCCTGCATCCCCGTGATGTCCATCGGCTGAATACGCTGATGCAGCAGCTTCGGGACAAGGGCAATACCGTGCTTGTCGTCGAGCATGATCCTGATGTGATCGCGATCGCTGATCACATCGTCGATATGGGGCCGGAAGCTGGCTCCAAGGGCGGCCGGATCGTCTATGAAGGCAGCCTGGAAGGGCTGGCCGCCTCCGGGACGCTCACCGGGCGGCATCTCGGCCATCGGCCGCCGCTCAATCAGGTGCCCCGGCCGCCGCAGGGATGGCTCGCGATCGAGCGCGCTTCGCTGCATAATCTGAAGGATGTCAGCGTGAAAATACCACAGAGCGTGCTGACGGCCGTCACCGGAGTCGCCGGCTCCGGGAAAAGCTCGCTCGTGAATGGGGTGCTGCCTCAATTCTATCCGGAAGCCGTCTTCATCGATCAAGGGGCGCTTCGCGGCTCCAAGCGCTCCAATCCCGCGACGTATACCGGAATCATGGATCCAATACGGAGCCTGTTCGCTCAAGCGAACCGGGTGAGCGCTTCGTTGTTCAGCTTCAATTCGGAGGGGGCCTGCCCGGAATGCAAAGGGCTCGGGAAAACCTATACCGACCTGGCCTTCATGGATCCGATAGTCAGCGTCTGTGAAGTATGCCAAGGCCGCAGATTTACCGAGGACGTGTTGCAGCATACGCTGCGCGGCAAGCATATCGGCGACATATTGGAGATGAGCGTGGCGGAAGCGAAGGAATTTTTCCGGGAAGATGCGATACGGCCTGTCCTGGAGCGGTTGAGTGATGTCGGGCTGGATTACATTACGCTTGGGCAGCCGCTCAGTACCTTATCCGGAGGGGAAAGACAACGGATTAAGCTCGCCGCAGAGATGGAGTGCGGAGGTCAAATCTATGTATTCGATGAGCCCACGACCGGATTGCATATGTCCGATGTCGCACGCCTGATCGGTCTGATGAACCGGCTGGTCGATAATGGCAGCACGGTGATCGTCATCGAGCATAACCTGGATGTCATCAGTCAGGCTGATTGGATTATTGATATGGGCCCCGGGGCCGGGCATGAAGGGGGACAGGTTATTTTTGAAGGTACTCCGGAGAAGCTGATTCACTGCCGTCATTCCATAACAGGTCAATATGTGCAACGGCATGTCCACGTGTAG
- a CDS encoding LacI family DNA-binding transcriptional regulator yields the protein MPNIHDIAKKAGVSVSTVSRVLNNYKYVSEEKRKAVQRVIDEWSFAPNRNAIGLIRGETRMIGVIMPYNNNQAFDQMLHGALNRSRELDYSVAVLPTKYDKNKELEYLYMLKNKWLDGVIITSRANDWEQILPYVEYGAIIACEFTEHPEIGCAYIDRYASYVDSFQFLKEKGHQAVAFTTARGWESKSTQQTIAAYENVFGAVPDRYFISDCYSFEDGYRAAEKLLGLSDRPTAIYANGDEVAGGMYRYAASAGLTIPQDVAILGQENQPIGVALDLCSVDHRLVQVGEQAFDLAVRRSRDKVNIPYRIIKRSSV from the coding sequence GTGCCGAATATACACGATATCGCGAAAAAAGCCGGGGTATCGGTCTCGACCGTATCCAGAGTGCTGAACAATTACAAATATGTGTCTGAAGAAAAAAGAAAGGCCGTTCAGCGGGTTATCGATGAATGGAGCTTCGCTCCCAACCGCAATGCGATTGGCTTGATTCGAGGGGAAACGAGGATGATCGGGGTTATCATGCCCTACAACAACAATCAGGCCTTCGATCAGATGCTGCATGGCGCCTTGAACCGATCCCGGGAACTGGATTACTCTGTCGCCGTGCTGCCGACCAAATACGATAAGAACAAAGAGCTGGAATATCTTTATATGCTGAAAAATAAATGGCTCGATGGCGTGATTATCACCTCCCGGGCGAATGATTGGGAACAGATATTGCCTTATGTCGAGTATGGGGCGATCATTGCTTGCGAATTCACTGAGCATCCGGAGATTGGATGTGCTTATATCGATCGATATGCCTCTTATGTCGACTCCTTTCAATTTTTAAAGGAGAAGGGGCATCAAGCCGTGGCCTTCACGACGGCACGCGGATGGGAGAGCAAGAGCACACAGCAGACCATCGCGGCGTATGAGAACGTATTCGGAGCGGTTCCGGACCGGTACTTCATCTCGGATTGCTATTCGTTCGAGGATGGATATCGAGCTGCCGAGAAGCTGCTAGGCCTTAGCGATAGGCCGACGGCCATCTACGCCAACGGGGATGAGGTGGCGGGCGGGATGTACCGGTATGCTGCATCGGCCGGACTGACTATTCCGCAAGATGTGGCCATACTAGGGCAGGAGAATCAACCGATCGGAGTCGCTCTTGATCTGTGCTCCGTCGACCATCGGCTTGTCCAGGTCGGCGAGCAGGCCTTCGACCTGGCGGTGCGGCGTTCGCGCGACAAGGTGAACATACCTTACCGGATTATTAAAAGATCTTCGGTATAA
- a CDS encoding HAD family hydrolase — protein sequence MYQAFLFDLDGTIIDSEMIGLRALQETLAELGLTYQLDELRFSLGIPSYKTMEMLNVKDIPAAIKICVEKEKPYMSKVPIFEGMRDVIAKLPACGIVTSKTAEEMNDSFYLLGIDHYFQAVVCASDTSKHKPNPEPLELGLRRMDCTADNAIYIGDSIYDMKCAKAAGVDFGLALWGAKSASGFEDARYIFETPHDIMKLLDESAKSELAKK from the coding sequence ATGTATCAAGCTTTTCTCTTTGATCTGGATGGCACGATTATCGATTCGGAGATGATAGGGCTTCGTGCGCTGCAAGAGACGCTGGCCGAGCTGGGTCTCACGTATCAGCTGGACGAGCTTCGCTTCTCGCTGGGAATTCCTAGCTACAAAACGATGGAAATGTTAAACGTGAAAGACATTCCTGCCGCCATAAAAATCTGTGTAGAGAAAGAAAAACCGTATATGAGCAAGGTTCCCATTTTCGAGGGAATGCGAGACGTCATTGCCAAGCTTCCGGCTTGCGGGATCGTAACGTCCAAGACGGCGGAGGAAATGAATGACAGCTTCTATTTGCTCGGCATCGATCATTATTTTCAAGCGGTTGTGTGCGCCAGTGATACGAGCAAGCACAAGCCCAATCCGGAGCCGCTCGAATTGGGGCTGCGGCGAATGGATTGCACCGCGGATAACGCGATTTATATCGGGGACTCGATCTATGATATGAAGTGCGCCAAAGCGGCGGGAGTCGATTTCGGCCTCGCGCTGTGGGGGGCGAAGTCGGCATCCGGATTCGAGGACGCCCGGTATATTTTTGAGACGCCACACGATATTATGAAGCTGCTGGATGAGTCGGCTAAGAGCGAACTTGCGAAGAAATGA
- a CDS encoding polysaccharide pyruvyl transferase family protein: MKEVVDHAVYCGVRGPWTFEYMRQMGAAMDRVRVSGDPAMLSSLPAFEAYVENQVASAARFLIDEKYMCIRYGVKTGRHASGCAIRLPLPTK; encoded by the coding sequence GTGAAAGAAGTTGTCGATCATGCGGTATACTGCGGCGTACGCGGACCATGGACATTCGAATATATGCGGCAAATGGGCGCCGCGATGGATCGGGTGAGGGTAAGCGGCGATCCGGCCATGCTCTCGTCCCTGCCAGCGTTTGAAGCATACGTCGAGAATCAGGTGGCTTCCGCAGCCCGCTTCCTCATCGACGAAAAATATATGTGTATCCGGTATGGGGTCAAGACCGGGAGGCATGCAAGCGGCTGTGCGATAAGATTGCCGCTCCCGACAAAGTAG
- a CDS encoding glycosyltransferase, with product MRTKAYRVLIVMDSLAVGGTETHVSSLVKGLQTLGVKPVYAGASGLVYNSFAQAACPIHAVDLTAGAFMLDCSQKQTSRTLKQIMLHRKIDVVHVHQTPSGMYAAMAAKELGIPVVFTVHGAYYPEEQLIRTAQHSDAVISVSKPVHRYLQHHGIPSLVVPNGVDPEEFYPARSHELRKSLRIPDDANVVVYASRLAWDKAIVCTMLIRAAERLRKAEVPNVHLVVVGDGIQFSEINEMVNTIHQDTGQPFIHMAGNQTKIREYYALGDIVVGTGRVALEALACGKPVLAIGNHGFFGLVEPSVYGQAWDYYFGDHDSVRQATEETVTESLKIALADRDALEEIGSQGRRWILNHFDIQKIVARMDAIYSAVQARTQ from the coding sequence ATGAGAACTAAAGCCTACCGAGTGCTGATAGTGATGGATAGCTTGGCCGTCGGCGGCACGGAAACGCATGTGTCAAGTCTGGTTAAAGGACTGCAAACATTAGGGGTAAAACCGGTATACGCCGGAGCTAGCGGCTTAGTGTACAATTCCTTCGCCCAAGCGGCATGCCCGATTCATGCCGTCGATTTAACAGCGGGCGCCTTCATGCTGGACTGCTCGCAGAAGCAGACAAGCCGCACCTTGAAGCAGATTATGCTGCACCGCAAAATCGATGTCGTCCATGTTCATCAAACTCCATCGGGAATGTATGCGGCTATGGCCGCCAAAGAACTGGGCATACCTGTCGTCTTTACGGTTCACGGGGCTTATTATCCCGAGGAACAGCTTATCCGGACGGCTCAACATAGCGACGCGGTTATCAGTGTGAGCAAGCCTGTGCATCGCTATTTGCAACATCATGGGATACCTTCCCTGGTAGTGCCGAACGGGGTCGACCCGGAGGAGTTCTACCCGGCACGCTCTCATGAACTGCGGAAGTCGCTCCGGATTCCGGATGATGCGAACGTTGTCGTCTATGCAAGCCGGCTCGCTTGGGACAAGGCCATCGTCTGCACGATGTTAATAAGGGCCGCCGAACGGCTGCGCAAAGCGGAGGTGCCGAATGTGCATCTGGTCGTGGTCGGCGACGGCATCCAATTCTCCGAAATTAACGAGATGGTCAATACCATTCATCAAGATACCGGACAACCCTTTATTCATATGGCCGGGAATCAGACGAAGATCCGTGAATATTACGCGCTTGGGGATATCGTCGTCGGCACCGGCCGCGTTGCCCTCGAAGCGTTGGCTTGCGGGAAGCCTGTGCTGGCGATCGGCAACCATGGCTTCTTCGGCCTGGTCGAGCCATCTGTGTATGGACAAGCGTGGGACTATTATTTCGGCGACCACGATTCTGTACGTCAGGCGACGGAAGAAACAGTAACCGAATCATTGAAAATCGCATTAGCGGATCGAGACGCGCTTGAGGAAATCGGTTCGCAAGGCCGAAGATGGATATTGAATCATTTCGATATCCAGAAGATCGTTGCGCGGATGGATGCAATCTATTCGGCTGTCCAAGCCCGAACCCAATGA
- a CDS encoding glycosyltransferase family 2 protein gives MMTCPRVPGLVSIVITNYNKSAFLTDCLEGILRQTYPNWEIILVDNASTDDSVLQVENWLQDNWEQLADRTFITVPLPRNIGYAGAVTTGLYLASGEYIAAQDADDISHHERLERQVSFLQDRPEIELAGTNYEVFEHNLLEQKSKAGWIRYREQIRKTYANGGHGVCHGTIMLRGKLFDRIGGHTRRIEGAEDYEFIARAVNVNERETPEYRKYARYPVLLPHASESAVPEIFWKRSAEAQ, from the coding sequence ATGATGACCTGCCCAAGAGTGCCCGGTCTCGTAAGCATCGTGATTACGAATTATAACAAATCAGCCTTTTTGACAGATTGCCTGGAGGGCATCTTACGGCAAACGTACCCGAACTGGGAAATCATTCTCGTCGATAATGCCTCGACAGACGATTCTGTGCTGCAAGTGGAGAACTGGTTGCAAGACAATTGGGAGCAATTGGCCGACCGGACATTTATTACGGTGCCCCTGCCCCGCAATATCGGTTATGCCGGGGCGGTGACCACCGGCTTATATTTGGCTTCCGGAGAATATATCGCTGCCCAGGACGCGGATGATATTTCACATCATGAACGCCTGGAGCGGCAAGTGTCCTTTTTGCAGGACCGTCCGGAGATCGAGCTGGCGGGAACCAACTATGAAGTGTTCGAGCACAACCTGTTGGAGCAGAAATCAAAAGCGGGCTGGATCCGGTACAGGGAACAAATACGCAAGACATATGCCAACGGCGGCCACGGTGTATGCCATGGAACCATCATGCTCCGCGGGAAGCTGTTCGATCGGATCGGCGGTCATACCAGGAGAATAGAAGGCGCGGAGGACTATGAATTTATAGCCAGGGCAGTGAACGTGAATGAACGTGAAACCCCTGAATATCGAAAATATGCCCGATATCCTGTATTACTTCCGCACGCATCTGAATCAGCGGTCCCGGAAATATTTTGGAAAAGATCGGCTGAAGCGCAATGA
- the cysW gene encoding sulfate ABC transporter permease subunit CysW, with product MAASPSATISPSPPPASRKLTPRAGCTTESPLIRRLLIAVALAFIGLVLLLPLAAVFAEAFKRGADIYFAALAEPDALAAIRLTLITALIVVPLNTIFGIAAAWCLTKFAFRGKQWLITLIDLPFSVSPVIAGFLFILLFGAHGWFGSWLAAHDVQIVFALPGIVLATLFVTFPFVAREIIPIMQAQGTLEEEAAATLGAKGWRMFRHITLPNIKWGLLYGIIICNARAMGEFGAVSVVSGHIRGETNTLPLHVEILYNEYQFSAAFASASLLAALALLTLAAKQWLERTRA from the coding sequence ATGGCCGCTTCTCCGTCCGCTACCATCTCCCCTTCCCCGCCGCCAGCCTCGCGCAAGCTTACGCCTCGCGCCGGCTGCACGACCGAATCCCCGCTCATCCGCAGGCTGCTTATCGCCGTCGCGCTCGCCTTCATCGGTCTCGTCCTGCTGCTCCCGCTCGCGGCCGTCTTCGCAGAGGCGTTCAAGCGGGGCGCGGACATCTACTTCGCGGCGCTGGCCGAGCCGGACGCGCTGGCGGCCATCCGGCTGACACTCATCACGGCCCTTATCGTCGTCCCGCTGAATACGATATTCGGCATCGCCGCCGCATGGTGCCTGACCAAGTTCGCCTTTCGCGGCAAGCAATGGCTCATTACCCTCATCGACCTGCCCTTTTCCGTCTCTCCGGTCATTGCGGGCTTCCTCTTCATTCTGCTGTTCGGGGCCCATGGCTGGTTCGGCTCCTGGCTGGCGGCGCATGACGTGCAGATCGTGTTCGCGCTCCCGGGCATCGTGCTCGCCACGCTGTTCGTCACCTTCCCCTTCGTGGCGCGAGAGATTATCCCAATCATGCAAGCTCAAGGCACGCTGGAAGAAGAAGCGGCGGCCACGCTTGGCGCGAAGGGATGGAGAATGTTCCGCCACATTACGCTCCCGAACATCAAATGGGGGCTCCTCTACGGCATTATCATTTGCAACGCCCGCGCCATGGGCGAATTCGGAGCCGTATCGGTCGTCTCCGGCCATATTCGCGGCGAGACGAACACGCTTCCCTTGCATGTGGAAATCCTGTATAACGAGTACCAGTTCTCGGCCGCGTTCGCCTCGGCCTCGCTGCTGGCCGCCCTGGCGCTGCTCACGCTCGCGGCGAAGCAGTGGCTCGAACGAACCCGCGCCTGA
- the cysT gene encoding sulfate ABC transporter permease subunit CysT, with product MTATPPPKRTPPKGKPYAVLPGFRITLGFTVGYLSLLVLIPLSAVVLKSLELNWSSFWAAVFDERVLAAYRISFATAFAAGLVNVVFGFVVAWVLVRYTFPGKRLIDGIIDLPFALPTAVAGIALTAIYAENGWIGRWLYAIGIPSAYSAIGIAIALVFIGLPFVVRTVQPVLESWETEVEEAAATLGAKRLAVFRRIIVPQLLPSLLTGFALAFARGIGEYGSVVFISGNMPYKTEIAPLLIMTKLEQYDYAGATAVALVMIILSFLLQLLINTLQWKAARRMTSL from the coding sequence ATGACTGCCACACCACCCCCAAAGCGGACCCCGCCTAAAGGCAAGCCGTATGCGGTTCTTCCCGGGTTCCGCATCACGCTCGGATTTACCGTCGGCTATTTGTCGCTGCTCGTGCTCATCCCTCTGTCCGCCGTCGTGCTGAAGTCGCTTGAGCTGAACTGGAGCAGCTTCTGGGCTGCCGTCTTCGATGAGCGCGTGCTGGCGGCCTACCGCATCAGCTTCGCGACAGCGTTCGCCGCCGGATTGGTCAATGTCGTGTTCGGCTTTGTCGTCGCCTGGGTGCTCGTGCGCTACACATTTCCCGGCAAGCGGCTGATCGACGGGATTATCGATCTGCCCTTCGCCCTGCCGACCGCAGTTGCGGGCATCGCGCTCACGGCGATCTACGCCGAGAACGGCTGGATAGGCCGCTGGCTGTACGCGATCGGCATCCCGAGCGCCTACTCTGCGATCGGGATCGCAATCGCCCTCGTCTTCATCGGTCTCCCCTTCGTCGTCCGCACGGTTCAGCCGGTGCTCGAGTCATGGGAGACAGAGGTCGAGGAAGCGGCCGCCACGCTCGGGGCGAAGCGGCTGGCCGTCTTCCGCCGCATTATCGTGCCGCAGCTCCTTCCGTCGCTCCTGACGGGATTCGCGCTTGCGTTCGCCCGCGGCATCGGAGAATACGGTTCGGTCGTCTTCATCTCCGGCAACATGCCGTACAAGACCGAGATTGCTCCGCTGCTCATCATGACTAAGCTGGAACAATACGATTACGCAGGCGCCACCGCCGTCGCGCTCGTTATGATCATCCTGTCCTTCCTGCTGCAGCTGCTTATCAATACGCTGCAATGGAAGGCGGCGCGGCGCATGACCTCGCTATGA
- a CDS encoding sulfate ABC transporter substrate-binding protein — translation MNGRPYRKKATLWALVAALSLTAACGSGAGGAKTDAQGGTDGSGGTEPIVLQNVSYDPTRELYADYNKAFAAYWQKKTGQSVTVKQSHGGSGKQARSVIDGLQADVVTLALAYDIDAIQQAGLIKDGWEKRLRDNSAPYYSTIVFLVRKGNPKGIRDWNDLVKQDVQVITPNPKTSGGARWNYLAAWGYALAASGNKEEQAQEWLRSLYRNVPVLDSGARGATTTFVERGIGDVLISWENEAFLATNELGKDKFEIVVPSLSILAEPPVAVVDEIVDKRGTRQAAEAYLDYLYSEEGQDIAAKHYYRPRLESVAAKYEQRFPQVNLLTIQEQFGGWAEAHKKHFADGAMFDEIYKR, via the coding sequence ATGAACGGCAGACCATACCGAAAAAAAGCGACGCTATGGGCACTCGTCGCGGCCTTGAGCCTGACCGCCGCCTGCGGAAGCGGAGCCGGCGGCGCGAAGACGGACGCCCAGGGCGGAACGGACGGCAGCGGCGGCACGGAGCCAATCGTGCTTCAGAACGTATCCTACGACCCGACGCGTGAACTGTATGCCGATTACAATAAGGCGTTTGCGGCTTATTGGCAGAAGAAGACGGGTCAGTCTGTCACCGTGAAGCAATCCCATGGCGGCAGCGGCAAGCAAGCGCGTTCCGTTATCGACGGGCTGCAGGCGGACGTCGTTACCCTCGCCCTGGCTTATGATATCGATGCCATCCAACAGGCCGGCCTAATCAAGGACGGCTGGGAGAAGCGCTTAAGAGACAACAGCGCCCCTTATTATTCTACCATCGTCTTCCTCGTGCGGAAGGGCAACCCGAAAGGCATCCGCGATTGGAATGATCTCGTAAAGCAGGATGTCCAGGTCATCACGCCGAATCCGAAGACCTCGGGCGGTGCGCGCTGGAACTACCTTGCCGCCTGGGGCTATGCGCTCGCGGCAAGCGGCAATAAGGAAGAGCAGGCCCAGGAATGGCTGCGCAGCCTCTACCGCAACGTGCCCGTTCTCGATTCCGGCGCGCGCGGAGCGACGACCACCTTCGTGGAGCGCGGCATCGGCGACGTGCTGATCTCATGGGAGAACGAGGCATTTCTGGCCACCAACGAGCTGGGCAAGGATAAATTCGAGATCGTGGTGCCGAGCCTAAGCATTCTGGCGGAGCCGCCGGTCGCCGTCGTCGACGAGATCGTGGATAAGCGGGGAACACGCCAAGCGGCGGAAGCTTACCTCGACTATTTGTATAGTGAGGAAGGGCAAGACATCGCCGCCAAGCATTATTACCGGCCGCGGCTGGAGTCCGTTGCCGCCAAGTACGAGCAGCGCTTCCCGCAAGTGAATCTCCTGACCATTCAGGAGCAGTTCGGCGGCTGGGCCGAGGCCCACAAGAAGCATTTCGCCGACGGCGCGATGTTCGACGAAATCTATAAACGGTAA